A stretch of DNA from Longimicrobium sp.:
TGCATCCCACGGCGGCGGTGAGCCCCTCGGCGACGATCGGGCGGGGGACGGTGGTCTTTCCCCGCGTGGTGGTGAACGCCGCCGCGCGCGTGGGCGAAGCGGTGATCCTGAACACCGCCTCGGTGGTGGAGCACGACTGCGTGGTGGGCGACGGGGCGCACCTGTCGCCCATGTCCTCCCTGTGCGGAAACGTGCGCGTGGGCGACCGCGGCTGGATCGGCGCGGGGGCCACCGTCATCCCCGGCGTGCGCATCGGCGACGACGCGCGGGTGGGGGCCGGCGCCGTGGCGGTCCGCGACGTGCCGGTAGGGGCCACGGTGGCCGGCGTGCCGGC
This window harbors:
- a CDS encoding acetyltransferase → MTDFLVWGGGGHGKVVADLVRAAGHRLAGFVDRDPAKRGVVVEPGGATVVADEDELLNAIRRSAPLPAGAGAVALAVGDNAQRARCLAALGDTPSPPLVHPTAAVSPSATIGRGTVVFPRVVVNAAARVGEAVILNTASVVEHDCVVGDGAHLSPMSSLCGNVRVGDRGWIGAGATVIPGVRIGDDARVGAGAVAVRDVPVGATVAGVPA